In Leptotrichia sp. OH3620_COT-345, a genomic segment contains:
- a CDS encoding TrbI/VirB10 family protein has product MYNNRNDDYNMDIMADDTDEIQFFDEDEDIGNISDFEEDEEKNQKGNFSFDGNDKRNKEKKPLDKKNLLVIVIAAGMFLILGLLAIPGMIKKSAEKKQTESVQNKSEEQPVYTGETDSITANETGNLDVGGQQTQDATININEPCDTANPDNPANINNPNCANIITSQGQNQNFPPATVQQQQAPAYSSSPSVIQEIPEPYKPEPYQSRNIQKPSSGSLNSFSGGNSSSGGNLSNGRSNIQASNNGNTLQGQQGIQNETGGGRQQIRVRPKIQPKADGVNTFSLQQGSYIPIAITTQMNSDNPSYFMAIVSENVYSKDGRHKILIPMGSKLIGNYMALKNNNDTRMFMVVDKIILPNNRIIAFDNANIIDLKGEIGAKGQLNTKFLQRLGKTLLAVSFSVADFILDYRKAKALARNSDRVTRATWEALVNDPVDSVRDTMDVIDKSWNSVKNRIKIPIGTRLNVLTGNEIVLEEYRKRTY; this is encoded by the coding sequence ATGTATAATAATAGAAATGATGATTATAATATGGATATAATGGCTGATGATACGGATGAAATACAGTTTTTTGATGAAGATGAGGATATAGGTAATATATCCGATTTTGAAGAAGACGAAGAAAAAAATCAGAAAGGAAACTTTTCTTTCGACGGAAATGATAAAAGAAATAAGGAAAAGAAGCCCCTTGATAAGAAAAATCTTCTTGTAATTGTGATAGCGGCAGGAATGTTTCTTATACTGGGACTTCTTGCCATACCGGGAATGATAAAAAAATCTGCAGAAAAAAAACAGACTGAAAGTGTACAGAACAAAAGTGAAGAGCAACCGGTATATACAGGAGAAACAGATTCTATTACTGCGAATGAAACAGGAAATCTTGATGTAGGAGGACAGCAAACACAGGATGCGACAATAAATATAAACGAGCCGTGTGATACTGCTAATCCCGATAATCCGGCAAATATAAATAATCCTAACTGTGCCAATATAATCACGAGTCAGGGACAGAACCAGAATTTTCCTCCTGCAACGGTACAACAGCAACAAGCTCCTGCATATTCTTCAAGTCCATCAGTAATACAGGAAATTCCTGAACCGTATAAGCCTGAACCTTATCAGTCGAGAAATATACAGAAGCCGTCATCAGGTTCGTTAAATTCCTTTTCAGGAGGGAATTCATCTTCAGGAGGAAATTTGTCGAATGGACGTTCAAATATACAAGCTTCCAATAACGGAAATACATTACAGGGTCAACAGGGAATACAGAATGAGACAGGAGGCGGTCGGCAGCAGATAAGAGTAAGACCTAAGATACAGCCAAAAGCTGACGGAGTAAATACATTTTCACTACAACAGGGAAGTTATATACCTATTGCGATAACTACTCAGATGAATAGTGATAATCCATCATATTTTATGGCGATAGTGTCGGAAAATGTATATTCCAAAGATGGAAGGCATAAAATACTTATACCTATGGGAAGTAAGCTGATAGGGAATTACATGGCTTTAAAGAATAATAATGATACGAGAATGTTTATGGTAGTGGATAAAATAATACTTCCTAATAATAGAATAATAGCATTTGATAATGCCAATATAATAGACCTTAAGGGTGAAATCGGAGCAAAAGGTCAGCTAAATACGAAGTTTCTCCAAAGATTGGGAAAAACTCTTCTTGCCGTTTCATTCAGTGTTGCAGACTTTATTCTTGATTACAGGAAAGCAAAAGCTTTGGCGAGAAATTCCGACAGGGTTACGAGAGCTACTTGGGAAGCTCTTGTAAATGATCCCGTCGATTCTGTAAGGGATACGATGGATGTTATAGATAAATCTTGGAATTCCGTAAAAAATCGTATAAAAATTCCTATTGGAACAAGGCTTAATGTTCTTACAGGAAATGAAATAGTTCTTGAAGAATATAGAAAACGAACTTACTAG
- a CDS encoding transcription antiterminator, whose protein sequence is MIKKRHFDIINFILNSGNQASIKNISELYDITDRSIRYDIDELNSFFQKKYGREIIEVANNKLDILYSEEKIREKIENIKLEEYSMSEDERVELLSYEIFLLKNHFILNYFSRKYNFSKSTLRQSLKKLNERTSNYNVSIDMDNKGYKVNGNEIDIRKYIINILRYYFKITKENSLKYVLFKKIVEEFLNVSRWKRFTKIIRDISEKTKKIVSDEAFETLEIFLSVSEIRNKKGKLIKNEVENRNFLIRTPEFREISKILKKTENIYKKDILYFTDFYLGSYSYNLEYSYFLNWIMIESMIDKFLENLSIKLQINLSRDVILRKELLNHLKPAIYRMKNKLPLTESILEDVRNTYSNLYEKTEESLKNISRFINIPFDNEETAFITIMIQRAVERNNSGHISQKEPKVLIVCGLGYSSSRFLYENINNRFQVDIIDIIPFNQLEKYDYLKKSDIVISTLDFSLEGIDVITVNAIMNEEDIIKLKNYGLVERKRKIKLSELLSSIKNISDEEKLKEKLMANFGENIYDDTKQKKNGEKSFRNLICSSSIRLNVEVGTLDELIELTGEIMVSSGLVTEEYIEELKNQVTQYGKYILITDRTILPHGQLLKNVKKTGFSIVTLKNGVEFFGNKIKIVICLASRNKDEHLQAVLELNEYLKKTEFEDELLSSKTSQEVMDYLKYLEEQEIE, encoded by the coding sequence ATGATAAAAAAAAGACATTTTGATATTATAAATTTTATTTTAAATTCGGGAAATCAAGCAAGTATAAAGAATATTTCAGAACTGTATGATATAACAGATAGAAGTATAAGATATGATATAGATGAGTTAAACAGTTTTTTTCAAAAGAAATACGGCAGGGAAATAATAGAAGTTGCTAATAATAAATTAGACATACTTTATTCAGAGGAAAAAATAAGAGAAAAAATAGAAAATATAAAACTTGAAGAATATTCCATGTCCGAAGATGAAAGAGTGGAGTTACTTAGTTATGAGATTTTTCTTTTAAAAAATCATTTTATATTAAATTACTTTTCAAGAAAGTATAATTTCAGTAAATCGACTTTAAGACAAAGCCTTAAAAAGTTAAATGAAAGGACTTCGAATTATAATGTTTCAATAGATATGGATAATAAAGGATATAAAGTAAATGGAAATGAAATAGATATAAGAAAGTATATTATCAATATTTTACGTTATTATTTTAAAATAACAAAGGAAAATAGTCTGAAGTATGTTTTGTTTAAAAAGATTGTGGAAGAATTTTTAAATGTTTCCCGATGGAAGCGCTTTACAAAAATAATAAGGGATATTTCTGAAAAAACGAAAAAAATTGTTAGTGATGAAGCATTTGAAACTTTGGAGATTTTTTTATCAGTTTCAGAAATTAGGAATAAAAAAGGAAAACTTATAAAAAATGAAGTGGAAAATAGGAATTTTTTGATAAGAACTCCTGAGTTTAGAGAAATATCGAAAATTTTAAAGAAAACAGAAAATATTTATAAAAAGGATATACTTTATTTTACTGATTTTTATTTAGGTTCTTATTCTTATAATTTGGAATATTCATATTTTCTTAACTGGATTATGATAGAAAGCATGATAGATAAGTTTTTGGAAAATTTGAGTATAAAATTACAGATAAATTTAAGCAGAGATGTGATACTGAGGAAAGAACTCCTGAATCATTTAAAACCGGCAATTTATAGAATGAAAAATAAATTACCGTTAACAGAGTCGATTTTAGAAGATGTAAGAAATACTTACTCTAATTTATACGAAAAAACGGAGGAAAGTTTAAAAAATATTTCTCGCTTTATAAATATTCCTTTTGATAATGAAGAAACTGCATTTATAACGATAATGATTCAAAGGGCTGTAGAAAGGAACAATTCGGGACATATTTCTCAAAAAGAACCGAAAGTCCTAATAGTATGCGGTCTCGGATATAGTAGTTCAAGATTTTTATATGAAAATATTAATAATCGTTTTCAAGTAGATATAATTGATATTATCCCTTTTAATCAGTTGGAAAAGTATGATTATTTAAAAAAATCCGACATTGTCATATCTACATTGGATTTCAGTCTGGAAGGAATAGATGTTATAACGGTTAATGCTATTATGAATGAAGAAGATATTATAAAATTAAAAAACTATGGATTAGTAGAAAGAAAAAGAAAAATAAAACTGTCTGAATTATTAAGTTCCATAAAAAATATTTCTGATGAAGAAAAACTAAAAGAAAAACTAATGGCTAATTTCGGAGAAAATATATATGATGATACAAAACAGAAAAAAAACGGGGAAAAAAGTTTTAGAAATCTGATATGTTCAAGTAGTATAAGGTTAAACGTGGAAGTTGGAACTTTAGATGAATTGATAGAACTTACAGGAGAGATAATGGTCAGTTCGGGACTTGTAACTGAAGAATATATCGAAGAACTGAAAAATCAGGTTACTCAATATGGGAAATACATTTTAATAACTGACAGGACAATCTTACCTCATGGTCAACTTCTGAAAAATGTTAAAAAAACGGGATTTTCAATAGTAACTTTAAAAAATGGAGTTGAGTTTTTTGGAAATAAAATAAAAATTGTAATATGCCTTGCTTCAAGGAATAAAGATGAACATCTTCAGGCGGTTCTTGAGCTGAATGAATATCTTAAAAAGACTGAATTTGAAGATGAATTGTTAAGCAGCAAAACTTCTCAAGAAGTGATGGATTATTTAAAATATTTGGAAGAACAGGAGATAGAATAA
- a CDS encoding TrbG/VirB9 family P-type conjugative transfer protein, which produces MKKFKNILTGILIILGVGFHGNAVAKNNFLSDEAISKMQVKKLISGKQDAIKRVATTFDFYTDSIYDVYVTPDFVTMIKFEPEEDIVAVIGGDNTNFEMEQEFGGADNSIYLFIRPTDLDITSNVNVMTNKRIYMFNLYSTLEIFNPLVKFNYPVAGNTMKTTVITRNDRNMSSVGKNSIMVDLEKIDSNYLISNKNLPFSPTQVFTDGVKTVIIMPENIQEAPVIMVKGVGSKEFEVVNFEYEFNKIIVHRKITEAVLKLGNKQLTIKHR; this is translated from the coding sequence ATGAAAAAATTTAAAAACATTTTAACAGGAATACTGATTATATTAGGGGTAGGATTTCATGGAAATGCAGTGGCTAAAAATAATTTTTTAAGTGATGAAGCAATATCAAAAATGCAAGTAAAAAAACTCATATCAGGAAAGCAGGATGCAATAAAGAGAGTTGCTACAACTTTTGATTTTTATACAGATAGTATTTATGATGTTTATGTGACACCTGATTTTGTAACAATGATTAAGTTTGAGCCTGAAGAGGATATAGTAGCAGTTATAGGAGGAGACAATACAAATTTTGAAATGGAGCAGGAATTTGGAGGAGCTGACAATTCAATTTATCTTTTTATAAGACCGACTGATTTGGATATAACGTCAAATGTAAATGTAATGACAAATAAAAGAATATATATGTTTAATCTTTATTCCACTCTTGAAATATTCAATCCTCTTGTAAAATTTAATTATCCCGTTGCAGGGAATACTATGAAAACGACAGTTATTACAAGAAATGACAGAAATATGTCATCTGTAGGCAAAAATTCTATAATGGTAGATTTGGAAAAGATAGATTCCAATTATTTAATATCAAATAAAAATCTTCCTTTTTCTCCTACACAGGTATTTACAGATGGAGTAAAAACTGTAATAATAATGCCTGAAAATATACAAGAAGCTCCTGTAATAATGGTTAAAGGTGTAGGAAGTAAGGAATTTGAAGTAGTAAACTTTGAATATGAATTTAATAAAATAATTGTACATAGAAAAATTACTGAAGCTGTTCTTAAATTAGGTAATAAACAACTGACTATAAAGCATAGATAG
- a CDS encoding PTS sugar transporter subunit IIA — protein sequence MKDFINKENIILNFETENKSEVIRKMVDTISDHVLIDRERFIEDILKREEIENTVVGFKVAVPHGKSDYIKYPKIVFAKLKNEIFWGDNEENVKYVFLLGIPLFSAGEHIDILMKLSKKILDEKFRENLGKKNDKNEILKLILE from the coding sequence ATGAAAGATTTTATAAATAAAGAAAATATTATACTTAACTTTGAAACAGAAAATAAAAGTGAGGTAATAAGAAAAATGGTAGATACTATATCTGATCATGTGCTTATTGACAGAGAAAGATTTATTGAAGATATTTTAAAAAGAGAGGAAATCGAAAATACCGTTGTAGGGTTTAAAGTGGCTGTTCCACATGGAAAGTCAGACTATATAAAATATCCTAAAATAGTTTTTGCAAAGCTGAAAAATGAAATATTTTGGGGGGATAATGAAGAAAATGTAAAATACGTATTTTTGTTGGGAATTCCTTTATTCTCTGCCGGTGAACATATAGATATTTTAATGAAGTTGTCTAAGAAGATTCTTGATGAAAAATTTAGAGAAAATCTGGGAAAAAAGAATGATAAAAATGAAATATTAAAATTAATTTTAGAATAA
- a CDS encoding VirB3 family type IV secretion system protein, with protein sequence MKKRPIFSSLMDEMEVMGVPLTTFKIIMGLTGMLYLITRNFMCFVIAWLLMIACRLICFSDMYKIDLLFKHLKEEDKLDA encoded by the coding sequence ATGAAAAAACGACCGATCTTTTCATCTCTTATGGATGAAATGGAAGTAATGGGAGTACCGTTGACTACATTTAAAATTATAATGGGACTTACGGGTATGCTTTATCTGATTACTCGAAATTTTATGTGTTTTGTAATTGCATGGCTTCTGATGATAGCTTGCCGTCTTATATGTTTTTCAGATATGTACAAGATAGATTTACTGTTTAAGCATTTAAAGGAAGAAGACAAACTTGATGCATAA
- a CDS encoding PTS fructose transporter subunit IIB, with amino-acid sequence MKRIVAVCACPMGLAHTFMAADSLEKAAKELGVEIKVETQGADGIQNELTKKDIAEADAVILALAITPQGMERFENSDSYEITLKEAIREGKEILEEIINEL; translated from the coding sequence ATGAAAAGAATTGTTGCAGTATGTGCTTGTCCTATGGGACTTGCACACACATTTATGGCTGCTGATTCACTGGAAAAAGCGGCAAAGGAACTGGGAGTGGAAATTAAAGTAGAAACTCAGGGAGCTGACGGTATTCAGAATGAGCTGACAAAAAAAGATATAGCCGAAGCTGATGCTGTAATTTTGGCTTTGGCAATTACACCTCAAGGTATGGAAAGATTTGAAAATTCTGATTCTTACGAGATAACTTTAAAAGAAGCTATAAGAGAAGGTAAAGAAATTTTAGAAGAAATAATAAATGAACTTTAA
- a CDS encoding HU family DNA-binding protein, translating into MKLNKNDLIKEYSEKEKIPFSKSKKHFNNIFKLLSQEIKKGNTVMISGLGKFITDEEGKRIFKPSMILKNKKEEDLS; encoded by the coding sequence GTGAAACTCAATAAAAACGACTTGATAAAGGAATATTCCGAAAAAGAGAAAATTCCCTTTTCAAAAAGTAAGAAACATTTTAACAACATTTTCAAATTGCTTTCGCAGGAAATAAAAAAGGGGAATACTGTTATGATAAGTGGACTGGGGAAATTTATTACAGATGAAGAAGGAAAAAGGATTTTTAAACCTTCCATGATATTAAAAAATAAAAAAGAAGAAGATTTGAGTTAA
- a CDS encoding DUF481 domain-containing protein yields MVRRIILPALAAIFSINAMADEFFLGGHYNFQRKTDVNINGTKKISQGFNLRAEWLPFEKNNFKVGAGVAYEFNFKQKNDKTKETLGNIASVYGGVKPEWKINSEWKVYNKYKLGLSFSSEKNFERMGTYVKSSGIKSRLYTGIEAGFEWKNFSLGLIYDIDHNGVKYEGKSSRVHQLGITIGYVFDNGKTEKSEFISMLPVKTVSGVEKKETPQSVLDKEEKNKEINKKTETDYRKWFSFDEEINK; encoded by the coding sequence ATGGTAAGGCGAATTATCCTGCCGGCATTAGCTGCTATATTTAGTATTAATGCAATGGCAGATGAATTTTTTCTTGGAGGACATTATAATTTTCAAAGAAAAACAGATGTTAATATTAATGGAACTAAGAAAATCAGTCAAGGGTTTAATCTCAGAGCTGAATGGCTGCCCTTTGAGAAAAATAACTTTAAAGTGGGAGCAGGTGTAGCATACGAATTTAATTTTAAACAGAAAAATGATAAGACAAAAGAAACTTTAGGGAATATTGCTTCAGTATATGGAGGGGTCAAACCTGAATGGAAAATTAACAGTGAATGGAAAGTGTATAATAAATACAAGCTTGGACTGTCATTCAGTTCAGAAAAAAATTTTGAAAGAATGGGGACATATGTTAAAAGTTCGGGGATTAAGTCAAGATTATATACGGGAATTGAAGCCGGGTTCGAGTGGAAAAACTTTTCGTTAGGTTTGATTTATGATATAGATCATAACGGTGTGAAGTATGAAGGAAAAAGCTCCAGAGTTCATCAATTGGGAATAACGATAGGATATGTATTTGATAATGGAAAAACAGAGAAATCGGAATTTATATCTATGCTTCCTGTAAAAACCGTATCAGGAGTTGAGAAAAAGGAAACTCCGCAATCAGTTTTAGATAAAGAAGAAAAAAATAAAGAAATAAATAAAAAAACAGAAACGGACTATAGAAAATGGTTTAGTTTTGATGAAGAAATAAATAAATAG